A genomic segment from Nicotiana tabacum cultivar K326 chromosome 9, ASM71507v2, whole genome shotgun sequence encodes:
- the LOC107781635 gene encoding DNA repair protein RAD51 homolog, translating into MEQQQRNQKTMQQEQNEEGDDVQHGPFPVEQLQASGIAALDVKKLKDAGICTVESVCYAPRKELLHIKGISEAKVDKIIEAASKLVPLGFTSASQLHAQRLEIIQITSGSKELDKILEGGIETGSITEIYGEFRSGKTQLCHTLCVTCQLPLDQGGGEGKAMYIDAEGTFRPQRLLQIADRFGLNGADVLENVAYARAYNTDHQSRLLLEAASMMVETRFALMIVDSATALYRTDFSGRGELSARQMHLAKFLRSLQKLADEFGVAVVITNQVVAQVDGSAVFAGPQIKPIGGNIMAHASTTRLALRKGRAEERICKVVSSPCLAEAEARFQISPEGVTDVKD; encoded by the exons ATGGAGCAGCAGCAAAGGAATCAGAAGACGATGCAGCAAGAGCAGAACGAGGAAGGCGATGATGTTCAACATGGCCCTTTCCCTGTTGAGCAACTTCAG GCATCAGGGATTGCAGCCCTAGACGTGAAAAAACTCAAGGATGCCGGTATATGCACGGTTGAATCTGTTTGTTATGCCCCAAGAAAGGAGCTTCTGCATATAAAAGGAATTAGTGAAGCTAAAGTCGACAAGATAATTGAGGCAG CTTCAAAATTAGTGCCTTTGGGGTTCACTAGTGCCAGCCAACTCCATGCACAGAGGCTTGAAATTATTCAGATAACTTCTGGATCAAAAGAGCTTGACAAGATATTAGAAG GAGGAATCGAAACTGGATCCATTACTGAAATTTATGGGGAGTTCCGATCTGGAAAAACTCAGCTGTGTCACACACTGTGTGTCACTTGTCAA cTTCCGTTAGATCAGGGAGGTGGTGAGGGGAAAGCAATGTACATTGATGCTGAAGGTACTTTCAGGCCGCAAAGACTTCTACAAATTGCAGACAG GTTTGGATTGAATGGTGCTGATGTTCTGGAGAATGTAGCCTATGCTCGAGCTTATAATACTGATCATCAATCAAGGCTTCTGCTGGAAGCAGCTTCAATGATGGTGGAGACCAG GTTCGCTCTTATGATTGTGGACAGTGCTACAGCCCTTTATAGGACTGATTTCTCAGGGAGAGGAGAGTTGTCTGCTAGGCAGATGCATCTTGCAAAGTTTCTTAGAAGCCTTCAGAAGTTAGCAGATGAG TTTGGTGTTGCTGTTGTTATTACTAATCAAGTCGTTGCTCAAGTGGATGGTTCTGCTGTTTTTGCTGGACCTCAAATAAAACCGATTGGTGGCAACATCATGGCACATGCTTCTACAACGAG ACTAGCTCTGCGGAAGGGTAGAGCGGAGGAGCGGATTTGTAAAGTAGTCAGTTCTCCTTGTCTAGCTGAAGCTGAAGCAAGATTTCAAATATCTCCTGAAGGAGTCACTGATGTAAAGGACTAA
- the LOC142163844 gene encoding putative mitochondrial protein AtMg00860 has product MNPLKCAFGVTSGKFLGFMVRHRGIEIDQAKVNAILKMPEPRNIHELKSLQGKLAHLRRFISNLAGKCQPFSRLMKKGVPFEWDQACSNAFQSIKSYLMKPLVWQLIYQESH; this is encoded by the coding sequence ATGAACCcgttgaaatgtgcctttggagttacttctggaaaatTTCTTGGCTTCATGGTTCGACATCGAGGGATTGAGATAGATCAAGCCAAAGTTAATGCAATCTTGAAGATGCCCGAGCCCAGGAATATACATGAACTGAAAAGTCTACAAGGAAAATTGGCACACCTTAGAAGATTCATCTCAAATCTAGCAGGGAAGTGCCAACCTTTTAGCCGtctcatgaagaagggtgtacctTTTGAATGGGACCAAGCTTGTAGCAATGCATTCCAAAGCATCAAATCCTACTTGATGAAACCTCTGGTTTGGCAGCTCATATACCAGGAAAGCCATTAA